A genomic stretch from Sinorhizobium terangae includes:
- a CDS encoding acetyl-CoA C-acyltransferase: protein MSNRDPVVIVSAARTPMGAFQGGLKDLTAPELGAIALKAALERAALDAVDEVLMGNVLPAGIGQNPARQAAIGAGLGKETPSTTVSKVCGSGMKALMLGHDALLSGSASVIAAGGMESMTNAPYLLPKARGGFRLGHGEVKDHMFLDGLEDAYSGRLMGTYAEDTAQHYQFSRADQDGFALRSLERALKAAQEKSFAGELVAVVDGGKRGSANLDRDEGPTKADPAKIPKLKPAFRDGGSVTAANSSSISDGAAALILMRASEAERRGLTPLAIVAGHAGHAQEPAWFTTAPIGAIEKLIDKLNWEKASVGLYEINEAFAVVAMAAIRDLGLSDDIVNIHGGACALGHPIGASGARIVVTLLHAMRANGVKRGIASLCIGGGEATAVGLELLQ, encoded by the coding sequence ATGAGCAATCGCGATCCAGTTGTTATCGTGTCGGCGGCGCGTACGCCGATGGGTGCGTTTCAGGGAGGATTGAAGGACCTGACGGCACCGGAACTCGGCGCCATCGCCTTGAAGGCGGCGCTCGAGCGTGCCGCTCTCGATGCGGTCGACGAAGTCCTGATGGGCAATGTCTTGCCGGCCGGCATCGGCCAGAACCCCGCTCGCCAGGCGGCCATTGGCGCCGGCCTCGGAAAGGAAACGCCCTCGACCACGGTCTCAAAGGTCTGCGGTTCCGGCATGAAGGCGCTGATGCTCGGTCACGATGCGCTTCTCTCCGGCAGTGCGTCGGTGATCGCCGCCGGCGGCATGGAGTCGATGACCAACGCCCCCTATCTGCTGCCCAAGGCCCGTGGTGGCTTCCGACTGGGTCACGGCGAGGTCAAGGACCACATGTTCCTCGACGGGCTGGAGGACGCCTATTCCGGTCGGTTGATGGGCACCTATGCCGAGGATACGGCGCAGCATTACCAATTCTCCCGGGCCGATCAGGACGGCTTCGCCCTTCGTTCTCTCGAAAGGGCGCTGAAGGCGGCGCAAGAGAAGTCCTTTGCCGGCGAACTTGTGGCAGTCGTCGATGGCGGCAAACGCGGCAGTGCCAATCTCGACCGGGATGAGGGGCCGACGAAGGCCGATCCGGCGAAGATACCGAAGCTGAAACCCGCCTTCCGCGACGGCGGCAGCGTCACGGCTGCCAATTCCTCCTCCATCTCCGACGGCGCCGCCGCCCTGATCCTGATGCGCGCGAGCGAAGCGGAAAGGCGAGGACTGACACCGCTGGCGATCGTTGCCGGCCATGCCGGCCACGCCCAGGAGCCGGCCTGGTTCACGACCGCACCGATCGGCGCCATCGAGAAGCTCATCGACAAGCTCAACTGGGAGAAAGCGAGTGTCGGTCTCTACGAGATCAACGAGGCCTTCGCCGTCGTCGCCATGGCGGCGATCCGCGATCTCGGCCTCTCCGACGACATCGTCAACATCCACGGCGGCGCCTGTGCACTCGGCCACCCGATCGGCGCCTCTGGCGCCCGTATCGTCGTAACCCTGCTTCATGCGATGCGCGCCAACGGCGTCAAACGCGGCATCGCCTCGCTCTGCATCGGCGGAGGCGAGGCGACGGCGGTCGGGCTGGAACTGCTGCAGTAG
- the purU gene encoding formyltetrahydrofolate deformylase, translating into MKSYVLTVTCKSTRGIVAAVTGFLAEKGCYISDSSQFDDLETGLFFMRLTFISQDGAKLEELREGFAPVIERFKMTMEIRDSEERMKVLLMVSRFGHCLNDLLYRWKIGALPIDIVGVVSNHFDYQKVVVNHDIPFHCIKVTKENKPKAEAQLMELVEQTGAELIVLARYMQVLSDALCKKMSGKIINIHHSFLPSFKGANPYKQAYERGVKLIGATAHYVTADLDEGPIIEQDIARITHAQSAEDYVSIGRDVESQVLARAVHAHIHHRCFINGNRVVVFPPSPGSYASERMG; encoded by the coding sequence ATGAAAAGCTATGTGCTGACCGTCACCTGCAAATCCACCCGCGGCATCGTCGCTGCCGTCACCGGTTTTCTCGCGGAAAAAGGCTGTTACATCAGCGACAGCTCGCAGTTCGACGATCTCGAAACGGGTCTGTTCTTCATGCGACTCACTTTCATCAGCCAGGATGGCGCGAAGCTGGAGGAACTGCGCGAAGGCTTTGCACCGGTTATAGAGCGCTTCAAGATGACGATGGAAATCCGCGATTCGGAAGAGCGCATGAAGGTGCTGTTGATGGTGTCGCGTTTCGGCCATTGCCTCAACGACCTGCTCTACCGCTGGAAGATCGGCGCACTGCCGATCGACATCGTCGGCGTCGTCTCCAACCACTTCGACTACCAGAAGGTGGTCGTCAACCACGACATTCCCTTCCACTGCATCAAGGTGACGAAGGAAAACAAGCCGAAAGCCGAAGCCCAGCTGATGGAACTCGTCGAGCAGACCGGGGCCGAATTGATCGTGCTGGCCCGCTACATGCAGGTCTTGTCCGACGCGCTCTGCAAGAAGATGTCGGGGAAGATCATCAACATCCACCATTCCTTCTTGCCGTCGTTCAAGGGCGCCAATCCCTACAAGCAGGCCTATGAGCGCGGCGTCAAGCTGATCGGCGCGACGGCGCATTACGTCACCGCCGATCTCGACGAGGGCCCGATCATCGAGCAGGACATTGCCCGCATCACCCACGCGCAGTCGGCCGAGGACTATGTCTCGATCGGCCGCGACGTCGAAAGCCAAGTGCTCGCCCGCGCCGTCCACGCCCACATCCACCACCGCTGCTTCATCAACGGCAACCGGGTCGTCGTCTTCCCGCCGAGCCCGGGGAGCTATGCGTCGGAGCGGATGGGTTGA
- a CDS encoding fumarylacetoacetate hydrolase family protein, whose translation MKLATLKDSTRDGKLVVVSKDLTRCSEVGHIARTLQAALDDWAHAGPRLARVAEGIETGSQPTMRFHEHDATSPLPRAYQWADGSAYVNHVELVRKARNAEMPASFWTDPLIYQGGSDSFLGPRDPITMADEAWGIDMEGEVAVVVDDVPMGAGLEEARRAIRLVMLVNDVSLRGLIPAELAKGFGFYQSKPSSAFSPVAVTPDELGDAWDGGKLHLPLRVDLNGKPFGRANAGVDMTFDFPQLIAHAACTRPLSAGTIIGSGTVSNKLDGGPGKPVAEGGAGYSCIAEIRMIETIDSGAPKTNFLKFGDVVRIEMKDAAGHSIFGAIEQTVEKYDRV comes from the coding sequence ATGAAACTCGCGACGCTGAAAGACTCCACCCGCGACGGCAAGCTCGTCGTGGTCTCGAAAGACCTGACCCGTTGCTCCGAGGTCGGCCATATCGCCCGCACGCTGCAGGCGGCACTCGACGATTGGGCGCATGCCGGGCCACGGCTTGCACGCGTCGCGGAAGGCATCGAGACTGGGTCCCAGCCGACCATGCGCTTTCACGAGCATGATGCGACCTCGCCCTTGCCGCGGGCGTATCAGTGGGCCGACGGTTCGGCCTATGTCAATCATGTCGAGCTTGTCAGGAAGGCGCGCAATGCCGAGATGCCGGCGAGCTTCTGGACCGATCCGCTGATCTATCAGGGCGGCTCCGACAGCTTTCTCGGACCGCGCGATCCGATCACGATGGCGGACGAAGCGTGGGGCATCGACATGGAAGGGGAAGTCGCCGTCGTCGTCGATGACGTCCCGATGGGGGCGGGCCTCGAAGAAGCCCGGCGGGCGATCCGCCTGGTCATGCTTGTCAACGACGTTTCGCTGCGCGGCCTCATCCCTGCCGAACTCGCCAAAGGCTTCGGCTTCTACCAGTCGAAACCGTCGTCCGCCTTCTCGCCAGTCGCGGTAACGCCGGACGAACTGGGCGATGCCTGGGATGGGGGCAAGCTGCACCTGCCGCTTCGTGTCGACCTCAACGGCAAGCCCTTCGGTCGTGCCAATGCCGGCGTCGACATGACCTTCGACTTCCCGCAATTGATCGCGCATGCGGCCTGCACCCGGCCACTTTCGGCCGGCACGATCATCGGTTCCGGCACTGTTTCCAACAAGCTCGATGGCGGGCCGGGTAAGCCGGTGGCGGAAGGCGGGGCCGGCTACTCCTGCATCGCCGAGATCCGCATGATCGAGACGATCGACAGCGGTGCGCCAAAAACGAACTTCCTCAAGTTCGGCGACGTGGTCCGGATCGAAATGAAGGATGCCGCTGGCCATTCGATCTTCGGCGCCATCGAACAGACGGTCGAGAAATACGATCGCGTCTGA
- the hmgA gene encoding homogentisate 1,2-dioxygenase, whose protein sequence is MLEKAEKQREAGTAAERALSYMPGFGNDFETESLPGALPQGQNSPQKCEYGLYAEQLSGSPFTAPRGTNERSWLYRIRPSVRHTGRFKKIDYPHWKTAPHIAEHSLALGQLRWSPLPMPSEKLNFLEGIRTMTTAGDVLTQAGMAAHSYAFNADMVDDYFFNADGELLIVPETGAIRVFTELGKMDVEPAEICIVPRGTMFKVTRLSDEKLWRGYICENYGAKFTLPDRGPIGANCLANPRDFKTPVAAYEDKEMPCRVHVKWCGSFHVTEIDHSPLDVVAWHGNYAPYKYDLKTFSPVGAILFDHPDPSIFTVLTAPSGEEGTANVDFVIFPPRWLVAEHTFRPPWYHRNIMSEFMGLIYGRYDAKEEGFVPGGMSLHNMMLPHGPDFTGFEKASNGELKPVKLDNTMAFMFETRFPQQLTKFAAELDTLQHDYIDCWSGLERKFDGTPGIK, encoded by the coding sequence ATGTTGGAAAAGGCGGAAAAGCAACGCGAAGCCGGCACGGCTGCGGAACGGGCGCTCTCCTACATGCCCGGATTTGGCAACGATTTCGAGACCGAAAGCTTGCCGGGCGCCCTGCCTCAAGGCCAGAACAGCCCGCAGAAATGCGAATATGGGCTGTACGCAGAGCAGCTTTCCGGTTCTCCGTTCACCGCGCCGCGGGGCACCAATGAGCGCTCCTGGCTCTACCGCATTCGTCCGAGCGTCCGGCATACCGGACGCTTCAAGAAGATCGACTATCCGCATTGGAAGACGGCGCCGCATATTGCCGAGCATTCGCTGGCGCTCGGGCAGCTGCGCTGGAGCCCGTTGCCGATGCCTTCGGAAAAACTGAACTTCCTCGAAGGTATCCGGACCATGACCACCGCCGGCGATGTCCTGACGCAGGCGGGGATGGCGGCGCATAGCTACGCCTTCAATGCTGATATGGTCGACGACTATTTCTTCAATGCCGACGGCGAGTTGCTGATCGTGCCAGAAACCGGCGCCATCCGCGTCTTCACCGAACTCGGCAAGATGGACGTTGAACCGGCGGAAATCTGCATCGTACCGCGCGGGACGATGTTCAAGGTCACTCGGCTGAGCGATGAAAAGCTCTGGCGCGGCTACATTTGCGAAAACTACGGCGCGAAGTTCACGCTGCCGGATCGCGGGCCGATCGGCGCCAACTGCCTTGCCAATCCGCGCGATTTCAAGACGCCGGTCGCCGCCTACGAAGACAAGGAAATGCCCTGCCGCGTCCATGTGAAATGGTGTGGCTCCTTCCATGTCACCGAGATCGACCATTCGCCGCTCGACGTCGTCGCCTGGCACGGCAACTACGCGCCCTATAAATACGACCTCAAGACCTTCTCACCGGTCGGCGCAATCCTGTTCGACCACCCGGATCCGTCGATCTTCACCGTGCTGACGGCGCCATCGGGCGAGGAGGGCACGGCCAATGTCGATTTCGTCATCTTCCCGCCGCGCTGGCTGGTCGCCGAACACACCTTCCGCCCGCCCTGGTATCACCGCAACATCATGAGCGAGTTCATGGGGCTGATCTATGGGCGCTACGACGCGAAGGAGGAAGGCTTCGTGCCGGGCGGCATGAGCCTGCACAACATGATGCTGCCGCACGGGCCGGACTTCACCGGCTTCGAGAAGGCATCGAATGGAGAGCTGAAGCCGGTGAAGCTCGACAACACCATGGCCTTCATGTTCGAGACCCGATTCCCGCAGCAATTGACCAAGTTCGCCGCGGAGCTCGACACCCTGCAGCACGATTACATCGACTGCTGGTCCGGCCTCGAACGGAAATTCGACGGCACGCCCGGAATCAAGTGA
- a CDS encoding type I secretion system permease/ATPase, with amino-acid sequence MNDLSKRYVDGGKPLSHSAPELNIPGTPQIPINPISPAVEEPEESDRDVEGRSPPREQPDTGKKKAHESEKREEINSRPGRPLAPTINNEPGPFREGERRPTARDAGENTAAGEGKDTFHKRTGPVNFAQSLKNCLAAVQRNMLIVIVFTVAINVLVLAIPIYLFQISDRVLTSRSQDTLLMLTIAVLGAIVLQVVLDAIRRFILMRTAVEIEVQLGAPILSAAARASLHGNGRDYQVLSDLQQLRAFITSGTLISFLDAPLTPLFVVVVYLIQPQLGLIVISCCVVLFIIAYLNQKATTRSFSEANSYLGRANFHLDSMSRNSQIINALAMIPEAVKMWGHETAASLKAQVYAQDRNIMFAGASKAVRMFTQVALLGWGAHLAMMGQLTGGMVIAASIIAGRALAPVEGAIEGWNQLNHSRAAYGRIRQLLLGSPLNFPRLRLPNPEGRLDVERILFVPPPQKRVILNGISFSLGKGEALAIIGNSGSGKTTLGKMLVGSILPTSGSVRLDLMDLRNWDQRQFGESIGYLPQDVQLFPGTIKANICRMRDDVEDAMIYDAAVLADVHDLIATFPQGYETVVAADGSPLSGGQKQRIALARAFFGNPKFVVLDEPNSNLDSNGEAALARALLHAKNQGITTVTITQRPALLQCVDKIMVLNEGTVAMFGTRDEVLAALGATNHNGAQPRIRGGRQ; translated from the coding sequence ATGAACGACCTGTCCAAACGGTATGTCGATGGAGGCAAACCGTTGTCGCACTCCGCACCAGAGCTGAACATACCCGGCACACCCCAGATTCCCATCAACCCCATCAGTCCTGCCGTCGAGGAACCGGAAGAGTCCGATCGGGACGTCGAAGGCCGATCGCCGCCTCGGGAGCAGCCGGACACCGGAAAGAAGAAGGCGCACGAGAGCGAGAAACGCGAAGAGATCAACAGCCGGCCTGGTCGACCATTGGCGCCAACGATCAACAATGAACCGGGCCCTTTCAGGGAGGGCGAGCGCCGTCCGACCGCACGCGACGCCGGTGAGAATACCGCGGCCGGTGAGGGAAAGGATACATTTCACAAGCGCACGGGACCGGTAAATTTCGCCCAGAGCCTCAAAAACTGCCTGGCAGCCGTCCAGCGCAACATGCTGATCGTCATCGTCTTCACCGTCGCGATCAACGTCCTCGTGCTCGCCATCCCGATCTATCTCTTCCAGATTTCCGACCGGGTGCTCACAAGCCGGTCGCAAGATACATTGCTGATGCTGACGATCGCCGTCCTCGGCGCGATCGTTCTGCAGGTCGTTCTCGACGCCATTCGCCGCTTCATCCTGATGCGGACCGCAGTCGAGATCGAGGTCCAGCTCGGCGCCCCGATCCTCAGCGCCGCGGCGCGGGCATCGCTGCACGGCAACGGACGCGACTATCAGGTGCTGAGCGACCTACAGCAGCTTCGCGCCTTCATCACGTCCGGTACGCTGATCTCTTTCCTCGACGCGCCGCTGACCCCGCTTTTCGTGGTCGTGGTCTATCTGATCCAGCCGCAGCTCGGGCTGATCGTCATCTCGTGCTGCGTCGTTCTTTTCATCATTGCCTATCTGAACCAGAAGGCGACGACGCGATCGTTCAGCGAAGCCAACAGCTATCTCGGCCGCGCGAATTTTCATCTCGATTCGATGTCGCGCAATTCGCAGATCATCAATGCGCTGGCGATGATTCCGGAGGCGGTGAAGATGTGGGGGCACGAAACGGCCGCCTCGCTCAAGGCGCAGGTCTATGCCCAGGACCGCAACATCATGTTTGCCGGCGCCTCGAAGGCCGTGCGGATGTTCACCCAGGTGGCGCTCCTCGGCTGGGGCGCGCATCTGGCGATGATGGGCCAGCTGACCGGCGGCATGGTCATCGCCGCCTCCATCATCGCCGGCCGGGCGCTCGCTCCGGTCGAAGGCGCAATCGAGGGCTGGAACCAGCTCAATCACTCGCGCGCCGCCTATGGCCGAATCAGGCAACTTCTGCTGGGTTCGCCGCTGAATTTCCCCAGGCTGCGCCTGCCGAACCCGGAGGGACGGCTCGACGTGGAACGCATCCTCTTCGTGCCGCCGCCGCAAAAACGCGTGATCCTGAACGGCATATCCTTCTCGCTCGGCAAGGGAGAAGCGCTTGCCATCATCGGCAATTCCGGCTCCGGCAAGACGACGCTCGGCAAGATGCTGGTCGGATCGATCCTGCCGACATCCGGCAGCGTCCGGCTCGACCTCATGGACTTGAGAAACTGGGATCAGCGTCAGTTCGGCGAAAGCATCGGCTACCTGCCGCAGGACGTGCAGCTCTTCCCCGGCACGATCAAGGCGAACATCTGCCGCATGCGCGACGATGTCGAGGATGCCATGATCTATGACGCAGCCGTGCTTGCCGACGTGCATGATCTGATCGCCACATTCCCGCAAGGCTACGAGACAGTGGTCGCGGCGGACGGCTCTCCCCTCTCCGGTGGACAGAAGCAGCGGATTGCGCTGGCACGGGCCTTCTTCGGCAACCCCAAGTTCGTCGTCCTCGACGAGCCGAATTCCAACCTCGACAGCAATGGCGAGGCAGCGCTTGCCCGCGCGCTTCTCCATGCGAAGAACCAAGGCATCACCACCGTGACGATCACCCAGCGCCCGGCCCTCTTGCAGTGCGTCGACAAGATCATGGTGCTCAACGAAGGCACCGTTGCCATGTTCGGCACACGAGACGAAGTCCTCGCCGCACTTGGCGCGACGAACCACAACGGGGCACAGCCACGCATTCGCGGAGGTCGCCAATGA
- the hppD gene encoding 4-hydroxyphenylpyruvate dioxygenase: MGPFPHDAPPPKISAENPAGTDGFEFVEFAHPEPEKLKELFTRMGYLEVAKHRTKDITVWRQGDINYIVNAEPGSHAMRFVDKHGPCAPSMAWRVVDAKHAFEHAVSKGAEPYTGNDKCLDVPAIVGIGGSLLYFVETYGDKGSAYDAEFEWLGERDPKPTGVGFYYLDHLTHNVYRGNMDKWWAFYRELFNFKQIHFFDIDGRITGLVSRAITSPCGKIRIPLNESKDDTSQIEEYLKKYKGEGIQHIAVGTEAIYDATDKLAENGLKFMPGPPETYYEMSRERVHGHDEPIDRMKKHGILIDGEGVVNGGMTKILLQIFSKTVIGPIFFEFIQRKGDEGFGEGNFRALFESIEADQIRRGALGPQAAE, from the coding sequence ATGGGCCCGTTTCCGCACGACGCACCACCCCCAAAAATCAGCGCGGAGAACCCCGCCGGGACAGACGGCTTCGAGTTCGTCGAATTCGCGCATCCCGAGCCGGAGAAGCTGAAAGAGCTCTTCACCCGCATGGGATATCTGGAGGTCGCCAAGCACCGCACGAAGGACATCACGGTCTGGCGCCAGGGCGACATCAACTACATCGTCAATGCCGAGCCGGGCTCTCATGCCATGCGCTTCGTCGACAAGCACGGCCCCTGCGCCCCGTCGATGGCCTGGCGCGTCGTCGATGCGAAGCATGCATTCGAGCACGCCGTTTCCAAGGGCGCCGAGCCCTATACCGGAAACGACAAGTGCCTCGATGTTCCGGCAATCGTCGGCATTGGCGGCTCGCTTCTCTATTTCGTCGAAACATACGGCGACAAGGGCTCGGCCTATGATGCCGAGTTCGAATGGCTGGGCGAGCGCGATCCGAAGCCCACGGGCGTCGGCTTCTACTATCTCGACCACCTGACCCATAACGTCTATCGCGGCAACATGGACAAGTGGTGGGCGTTCTACCGTGAACTGTTCAACTTCAAGCAGATCCACTTCTTCGACATAGACGGCCGCATCACCGGTCTCGTCAGCCGCGCGATCACCTCGCCTTGCGGCAAGATCCGCATACCGTTGAACGAGTCCAAGGACGATACCAGTCAGATCGAGGAATATCTGAAGAAGTACAAGGGCGAAGGCATCCAGCACATCGCGGTCGGAACCGAGGCGATCTACGACGCGACCGACAAGCTTGCGGAAAATGGCCTCAAGTTCATGCCCGGACCGCCGGAGACCTATTACGAAATGTCGCGCGAGCGCGTCCATGGCCATGATGAGCCGATCGACCGTATGAAGAAGCACGGCATCCTGATCGATGGCGAAGGCGTGGTGAATGGCGGCATGACGAAGATCCTGCTGCAGATCTTCTCGAAGACCGTCATCGGACCGATCTTCTTCGAGTTCATCCAGCGCAAGGGGGATGAAGGGTTCGGTGAGGGGAATTTCCGCGCCCTGTTCGAATCGATCGAAGCCGATCAGATCCGCCGCGGCGCACTTGGACCGCAGGCCGCCGAGTAA
- the maiA gene encoding maleylacetoacetate isomerase, which translates to MAEETILYDYWRSSASYRLRIALNQLGEPYASVPVDLIAKAHRGPDHLARNPQGLVPVLDIDGERFTQSLAIIEYLAETREGSGFLPADAIGRQRVRALSYAIAMDIHPVCNLGVIGYVMASAEDGEAARRAWMHKFIGEGLAAFERMLDHPSTGEFCHGNRPTMADFCLVPQVYNARRWGVDLSACPRIVAIDAHCAEIEAFASAHPDRVKS; encoded by the coding sequence GTGGCGGAGGAAACCATTCTTTACGACTACTGGCGCTCGTCGGCGAGCTATCGCCTGAGGATCGCGCTCAATCAGCTCGGCGAGCCCTACGCCTCCGTTCCGGTCGATCTCATCGCCAAGGCCCATCGCGGGCCGGACCATCTGGCACGCAATCCGCAGGGCCTGGTGCCGGTGCTCGATATCGACGGCGAACGTTTTACTCAGTCACTCGCGATCATCGAGTATCTGGCGGAGACGAGGGAAGGCAGCGGCTTCCTGCCTGCTGACGCGATCGGCCGACAGCGGGTGCGTGCGCTGTCCTATGCCATCGCCATGGATATCCATCCCGTCTGCAATCTCGGGGTGATCGGTTACGTGATGGCCAGTGCCGAGGATGGCGAAGCAGCGCGACGCGCCTGGATGCACAAGTTCATCGGCGAGGGCCTTGCTGCCTTCGAGCGCATGCTCGACCACCCGTCTACCGGCGAGTTCTGCCACGGCAATCGGCCGACCATGGCGGATTTTTGCCTTGTACCCCAGGTCTACAACGCGCGGCGCTGGGGCGTCGATCTTTCCGCTTGCCCAAGGATCGTCGCCATCGACGCGCACTGCGCCGAGATCGAGGCTTTCGCGAGCGCACATCCCGATCGGGTGAAGTCCTAG
- a CDS encoding Lrp/AsnC family transcriptional regulator: protein MEQLDGFDLKILSELQRDGHLTNNELSERIALSPSQCSRRRSRLEAEGYITGYQAQIDRQKLGLDLMVVISVTLATHNRDNAKRFGKLVSGLPEVLEAYALTGEMDYHLRVVTADLAGLSGFVNDVLLPHDSVQHVKTSIVLETLKSFEGLPIPERVKG, encoded by the coding sequence ATGGAGCAGCTTGACGGGTTCGACCTCAAGATCCTCAGCGAACTGCAGCGGGATGGGCATCTGACCAATAACGAATTGTCCGAGCGCATCGCGCTTTCGCCGTCCCAATGCTCGCGGCGGCGATCCCGATTGGAGGCGGAAGGCTATATCACCGGCTATCAGGCGCAGATCGACCGGCAAAAGCTGGGGCTCGATCTGATGGTGGTGATCTCGGTGACGCTCGCCACGCACAATCGCGACAATGCCAAGCGTTTCGGCAAGCTGGTGTCCGGTTTGCCCGAAGTGCTGGAGGCCTACGCGCTGACGGGGGAGATGGACTATCACTTGCGCGTCGTGACAGCGGACCTCGCCGGGCTTTCGGGTTTCGTCAACGACGTGCTGCTGCCGCACGACAGCGTCCAGCACGTAAAGACGTCGATCGTGCTCGAAACGCTGAAGAGTTTCGAAGGGCTGCCGATACCGGAGCGGGTGAAGGGTTAG
- a CDS encoding helix-turn-helix transcriptional regulator has protein sequence MYRTSSNLSDFEDNNKVLSTKSKIVMLAKVDLFAECLMQAVGARFQGQDVVSLSDPESLLDGNLVDVRLVMLYRLPVATFPSVLRMVHEFHPKAAIGLVVEDADALDSSIAGFVDEGLIHGVLPLNLHLDVCLTVIDLLMKGGEHFPAALLRHLAPVRLTGEALRVGREAVVEAFVAPEPKRDAGMGVLTAREVQILDLICMGTQNKIIADRLGLSENTVKVHVRNIYKKMNVRNRTEAASRYFTHEAERGMSEARIGSRWN, from the coding sequence ATGTATCGTACGAGCTCGAACCTGAGCGATTTTGAAGACAACAACAAAGTATTATCCACGAAAAGTAAGATCGTAATGCTCGCCAAGGTGGATCTGTTCGCAGAATGCCTGATGCAGGCGGTCGGCGCGCGGTTTCAGGGCCAGGACGTAGTCAGCCTGTCCGATCCCGAAAGCCTGCTCGACGGCAACCTCGTCGACGTCAGGCTGGTCATGCTTTATCGCTTGCCGGTGGCGACCTTTCCATCCGTGCTCAGGATGGTCCATGAATTCCACCCGAAGGCCGCGATCGGGCTCGTTGTGGAGGATGCGGACGCGCTCGATTCGTCGATCGCCGGCTTCGTCGATGAAGGATTGATTCACGGCGTGCTGCCTCTCAACCTTCATCTGGATGTCTGCTTGACCGTCATCGATCTTCTGATGAAAGGCGGCGAACATTTTCCCGCGGCGCTGCTCAGGCATCTTGCTCCGGTGAGGCTCACCGGCGAAGCTCTTCGCGTCGGGCGGGAAGCGGTCGTCGAAGCTTTTGTTGCTCCGGAGCCGAAGCGCGATGCCGGCATGGGTGTGCTGACCGCGCGCGAGGTGCAGATTCTCGATCTGATCTGCATGGGGACACAGAACAAGATCATTGCCGATCGCCTCGGCCTGTCGGAAAACACCGTCAAGGTCCACGTGCGCAACATCTACAAGAAGATGAACGTACGGAACCGGACCGAAGCCGCTTCCCGCTATTTCACGCATGAGGCGGAGCGCGGCATGTCCGAAGCGCGGATTGGCTCGCGCTGGAACTGA
- a CDS encoding MarR family winged helix-turn-helix transcriptional regulator, translating into MARDEFELESFLPYRLNRAAEFIALRFAAQYKARYQLSRPEWRTLAALGSSGRSMTATEIGAHSTMHKTKVSRAVFSLEQRRWLKREEDGRDRRFEHLALTPAGEQAYKELIKLASRYQAELLSMLGTEDMKALSAGLRAVERAMRKSVAP; encoded by the coding sequence ATGGCGCGGGATGAGTTCGAACTGGAGAGCTTTCTGCCGTATCGGCTCAACCGGGCGGCGGAATTCATCGCCCTGCGCTTTGCCGCGCAGTACAAGGCGCGCTATCAGCTTTCCCGTCCCGAATGGCGAACGCTCGCCGCACTCGGGAGTTCCGGCCGCAGCATGACGGCGACCGAGATCGGCGCGCATTCCACCATGCACAAGACGAAGGTGAGCCGTGCCGTGTTCAGCCTCGAGCAGCGCCGCTGGCTGAAGCGCGAGGAGGACGGTCGCGACCGCCGGTTCGAGCATCTGGCGCTGACGCCGGCAGGTGAGCAGGCCTACAAGGAACTGATCAAGCTCGCCAGCCGCTATCAGGCCGAACTGCTTTCGATGCTCGGAACGGAAGACATGAAGGCGCTTTCCGCGGGCTTGCGTGCAGTCGAACGAGCGATGAGGAAATCGGTTGCGCCATAA